One window of the Melospiza melodia melodia isolate bMelMel2 chromosome 15, bMelMel2.pri, whole genome shotgun sequence genome contains the following:
- the MPI gene encoding mannose-6-phosphate isomerase isoform X1, with translation MAEIRVFPLSCAVQNYSWGKVGLESEVAKLVASGDPLVQIQPDLPYAELWMGTHPRGDALIRDNRIPQKTLGQWIADNPACLGAKVKDAFQGHLPFLFKVLSVNTALSVQAHPNKELAAKLHAQFPEHYPDANHKPEMAIALTPFEGMCGFRPVEEIVSFLQNVPELRALIGEVAAEQLERSGSDDPRGVSAALRVCFTRLMKSEKKFFVDQLNMLVKRISQEAAEGKDTSGSNGELLLRLHSQYPGDIGCFTIYFLNLVRLEPGEAMFLGANEPHAYLHGDCVEVMACSDNTVRAGLTPKFIDVLTLCEMLNYTPAPSSSKILPAAQSQLDPHVYLYDPPVPDFTIMRIEIPASIKLYLISAMDSASILLVIQGTAVGTSTAAASEMSLRRGSVLFVSANESISLHLSSPEGMLLFRACCLL, from the exons ATGGCGGAGATCCGCG TGTTCCCCCTGTCCTGCGCGGTGCAGAACTATTCCTGGGGGAAGGTGGGCCTGGAGAGCGAGGTGGCCAAGCTGGTGGCCAGCGGTGACCCCCTGGTCCAGAtccagcctgacctgccctacGCTGAG CTGTGGATGGGCACGCACCCGCGGGGCGATGCCCTCATCCGGGATAACCGCATCCCCCAAAAGACCCTGGGCCAGTGGATCGCCGACAACCCCGCCTGCCTGGGCGCCAAGGTGAAGGACGCCTTCCAGGGACACCTGCCCTTCCTGTTCAAGGTGCTGTCGGTCAACACCGCCCTGTCTGTCCAGGCACACCCCAACAAG gagctggcagcgaAGCTCCATGCCCAGTTCCCTGAGCACTATCCTGATGCCAACCACAAGCCCGAAATGGCCATCGCCCTCACCCCCTTCGAGGGCATGTGTGGCTTCCGGCCCGTGGAGGAGATTGTCTCCTTCCTCCAGA ATGTCCCCGAGCTGCGGGCGCTGATCGGGGAGGTGGCCGCGGAGCAGCTGGAGCGCAGCGGCAGTGATGACCCGCGCGGGGTCTCGGCCGCGCTGCGCGTGTGCTTCACCCGCCTCATGAAGAGCGAGAAGAAGTTCTTCGTGGACCAGCTGAACATGCTGGTGAAGAGGATCTCCCAGGAAG CGGCAGAAGGGAAGGACACGTCGGGGAGCaatggggagctgctgctgcggcTGCACTCCCAGTACCCGGGGGACATCGGCTGCTTCACCATTTATTTCCTGAACCTGGTGAGGCTGGAGCCAGGGGAGGCCATGTTCCTGGGAGCCAACGAGCCCCACGCCTACCTGCACGGAG ACTGCGTGGAGGTGATGGCGTGCTCGGACAACACGGTGCGCGCCGGGCTCACGCCCAAGTTCATCGATGTGCTCACCTTGTGTGAGATGCTCAACTAcacaccagcacccagcagctccaAGATCCTCCCGGCAGCGCAGAGCCAGCTCGATCCCCACGTCTACCTCTACGACCCACCCGTGCCAGACTTCACCATCATGAGGATAGAG ATCCCTGCCTCCATCAAGCTGTACCTCATCTCTGCCATGGACTCTGCCAGCATCCTGCTGGTGATCCAAGGGACAGCCGTGGGCACCtccacagcagcagcctcagagATGTCCCTGCGCCGTGGCTCCGTGCTCTTCGTGTCGGCCAACGAGAGCATCTCCCTGCACCTCTCCTCACCCGAGGGGATGCTGCTCTTCCGAGCCTGCTGCCTCCTCTGA
- the MPI gene encoding mannose-6-phosphate isomerase isoform X2, translating into MGTHPRGDALIRDNRIPQKTLGQWIADNPACLGAKVKDAFQGHLPFLFKVLSVNTALSVQAHPNKELAAKLHAQFPEHYPDANHKPEMAIALTPFEGMCGFRPVEEIVSFLQNVPELRALIGEVAAEQLERSGSDDPRGVSAALRVCFTRLMKSEKKFFVDQLNMLVKRISQEAAEGKDTSGSNGELLLRLHSQYPGDIGCFTIYFLNLVRLEPGEAMFLGANEPHAYLHGDCVEVMACSDNTVRAGLTPKFIDVLTLCEMLNYTPAPSSSKILPAAQSQLDPHVYLYDPPVPDFTIMRIEIPASIKLYLISAMDSASILLVIQGTAVGTSTAAASEMSLRRGSVLFVSANESISLHLSSPEGMLLFRACCLL; encoded by the exons ATGGGCACGCACCCGCGGGGCGATGCCCTCATCCGGGATAACCGCATCCCCCAAAAGACCCTGGGCCAGTGGATCGCCGACAACCCCGCCTGCCTGGGCGCCAAGGTGAAGGACGCCTTCCAGGGACACCTGCCCTTCCTGTTCAAGGTGCTGTCGGTCAACACCGCCCTGTCTGTCCAGGCACACCCCAACAAG gagctggcagcgaAGCTCCATGCCCAGTTCCCTGAGCACTATCCTGATGCCAACCACAAGCCCGAAATGGCCATCGCCCTCACCCCCTTCGAGGGCATGTGTGGCTTCCGGCCCGTGGAGGAGATTGTCTCCTTCCTCCAGA ATGTCCCCGAGCTGCGGGCGCTGATCGGGGAGGTGGCCGCGGAGCAGCTGGAGCGCAGCGGCAGTGATGACCCGCGCGGGGTCTCGGCCGCGCTGCGCGTGTGCTTCACCCGCCTCATGAAGAGCGAGAAGAAGTTCTTCGTGGACCAGCTGAACATGCTGGTGAAGAGGATCTCCCAGGAAG CGGCAGAAGGGAAGGACACGTCGGGGAGCaatggggagctgctgctgcggcTGCACTCCCAGTACCCGGGGGACATCGGCTGCTTCACCATTTATTTCCTGAACCTGGTGAGGCTGGAGCCAGGGGAGGCCATGTTCCTGGGAGCCAACGAGCCCCACGCCTACCTGCACGGAG ACTGCGTGGAGGTGATGGCGTGCTCGGACAACACGGTGCGCGCCGGGCTCACGCCCAAGTTCATCGATGTGCTCACCTTGTGTGAGATGCTCAACTAcacaccagcacccagcagctccaAGATCCTCCCGGCAGCGCAGAGCCAGCTCGATCCCCACGTCTACCTCTACGACCCACCCGTGCCAGACTTCACCATCATGAGGATAGAG ATCCCTGCCTCCATCAAGCTGTACCTCATCTCTGCCATGGACTCTGCCAGCATCCTGCTGGTGATCCAAGGGACAGCCGTGGGCACCtccacagcagcagcctcagagATGTCCCTGCGCCGTGGCTCCGTGCTCTTCGTGTCGGCCAACGAGAGCATCTCCCTGCACCTCTCCTCACCCGAGGGGATGCTGCTCTTCCGAGCCTGCTGCCTCCTCTGA
- the FAM219B gene encoding protein FAM219B: MATGGGGAGPGPGAAPGTAASGAAGRRGPGLVWAEKKRLNKGTDVVEKRGPYIMSKPPSIQAKLKRQRELAKAALRRQGLLGAPTAPKPTPKRSVKFNKGYTALSQTADENLVSLDSDSDGEPGSRCSSGYSSAEQVTQDLSRQLLQDGYHLDEVPDDEDLDLIPPKPSASSSCPCCFGENLSCVIQ, from the exons ATGGCGACGGGCGgcggcggagccgggccgggtcccggtgccgctcccggtaCCGCTGCCAGTGGAGCCGCCGGCCGGCGGGGCCCGGGG CTGGTTTGGGCTGAAAAGAAGAGGCTGAacaaagggacagatgtggtgGAGAAAAGAGGTCCATACATCATGAGCAAACCTCCCTCCATCCAGGCCAAGCTGA AGAGGCAGCGGGAGCTGGCAAAGGCAGCGCTGCgaaggcaggggctgctgggggcaCCCACTGCCCCGAAACCAACTCCTAAAAG GTCtgtgaagttcaacaagggcTACACGGCACTCAGCCAGACAGCTGATGAAAACCTGGTCTCCCTCGACTCAGACAG TGACGGGGAGCCAGGATCCAGGTGTTCCTCGGGATACTCCTCCGCTGAG CAGGTGACCCAGGACCTGAgccggcagctgctgcaggacggGTACCACCTCGACGAGGTCCCCGATGATGAAGACCTGGATCTCATCCCCCCAAAACCTTCTGCCTCCTCTTCTTGCCCCTGCTGTTTTGGAGAAAATCTCTCCTGTGTGATCCAGTAG
- the LOC134425471 gene encoding LOW QUALITY PROTEIN: cytochrome c oxidase subunit 5A, mitochondrial (The sequence of the model RefSeq protein was modified relative to this genomic sequence to represent the inferred CDS: deleted 1 base in 1 codon): MAAPLTHKMAASPAPRWRRSRPAAPPVRPHRAPSPSPRPPALPRARSVPAAPPYPPQRPPRPSPPSLPPGAVREPAARAPGCWCCLPPSQPAAMLAASASLLRRCAVSGLRAAVRRPAGPAAVLPARCYSHGGSQESDEEFDARWVTYFNKPDIDAWELRKGINTLVGYDLVPEPKIIDAALRACRRLNDFASAVRILEVVKDKAGPHKEIYPYVIQELRPTLSELGISTPEELGLDKA; the protein is encoded by the exons ATGGCCGCTCCCCTCACGCACAAAATGGCGGCCAGCCCCGCCCCAAGATGGCGGCggtcccgccccgccgcgcctccTGTCCGTCCCCACCGCGCCCCCAGCCCGTCCCCGCGGCCTCCCGCCCTTCCACGCGCCCGCTCCGTCCCCGCCGCGCCGCCGTACCCGCCTCAGCGG CCCCCCCGGCCCtcacctccgtccctccctcccggTGCGGTGCGGGAGCCAGCGGCGCGCGCCCCCGGTTGCTGGTGCTGTCTCCCCCCTTCACAGCCCGCCGCCATGCTAGCCGCCAGCGCCTCTCTCCTCCGCCGCTGCGCTGTCTCCGGCCTCCGCGCCGCCGTCCGCCGGCCCGCCGGCCCAGCAG CTGTGCTTCCTGCCCGCTGCTACTCTCACGGGGGGTCACAAGAGTCAGATGAAGAATTCGATGCTCGCTGGGTGACGTATTTCAACAAGCCAGATATCGATGCCTGGGAGCTCAGGAAAG GCATCAACACACTGGTGGGCTACGACCTGGTCCCGGAGCCCAAGATCATCGACGCGGCTCTGCGGGCCTGCAGACGGTTAAATGACTTTGCCAGCGCTGTGCGCATCCTGGAGGTCGTAAAG gacaaGGCAGGACCCCACAAGGAAATCTATCCTTACGTTATCCAGGAGCTTAGACCAACTTTGAGTGAACTTGGAATCTCCACTCCAGAGGAACTGGGCCTGGACAAAGCATAA
- the RPP25 gene encoding ribonuclease P protein subunit p25, whose translation MAAEGGRAKPLAQSRMENFRRVRTSEEEMPLPFPDLPPDVVEMKVKEGSKIRNLMNFAMAQMELKGRRQIVFSGCGRAVTKTITCVEIMKRKLGGLHQVTKVRYKTVLEVWESQDPPLDGPAQKLTVHKNVPSICILLSRDPLDPNQSGYQPPEPRHEAGEDTLGSSSKGLKRPLPPPCEDLLPKKLQVQESDSPRGTGTTAGQQDP comes from the coding sequence ATGGCTGCTGAAGGAGGGAGAGCCAAGCCCCTTGCCCAGTCCAGGATGGAGAACTTCCGAAGGGTGAGGACCTCGGAGGAGGAGATGCCATTACCCTTCCCAGATCTGCCCCCAGACGTGGTGGAGATGAAAGTGAAGGAGGGCAGCAAGATCAGGAACCTGATGAACTTCGCCATGGCCCAGATGGAGCTGAAGGGCAGGCGGCAGATCGTGTTCAGCGGCTGCGGCAGGGCGGTCACCAAGACCATCACCTGCGTGGAGATCATGAAGCGCAAGCTGGGAGGGCTCCACCAGGTCACCAAGGTACGCTACAAAACCGTGCTGGAGGTCTGGGAGAGCCAGGACCCGCCGCTTGATGGACCTGCACAGAAGCTGACTGTCCACAAGAACGTCCCCTCCATCTGCATCCTGCTCTCCCGGGACCCCCTGGATCCCAACCAGAGCGGATACcagccccccgagccccggcaCGAGGCAGGAGAAGACACATTGGGATCCTCCAGCAAGGGGCTGAAGCGGCCGCTGCCGCCTCCCTGCGAGGATTTGCTGCCCAAGAAGCTGCAGGTACAGGAGTCTGACAGCCCCAGGGGCACGGGGACCACCGCTGGCCAGCAGGACCCCTGA